From the Salvelinus fontinalis isolate EN_2023a chromosome 21, ASM2944872v1, whole genome shotgun sequence genome, the window CCTTATCCATGATACAATCCACTTCACACGTACATGTAAGAAATACAGTATAAGCTCATTATAAGTATTTTACCACAATCATATGTAATGTTTAGCCTACCTGGTGTAAGAGTACTTGTTGTTGCTCCTGTTGTATAACAGCTTGACTGTGGGCTGTAATCCAAAATAAAAAGGAACATAGGTAGTCAGTGTTAAGAAACAAATAGAATACaactccatgctgtctgtctaaTCATACATGTCAattgtgaaatatatatttttttaccttggAGGTAGAGATGAGTCTCTGTTCTTCCTTTGAGGATGTGACCAAAGGCACTTTACAGAAGGGCTCATACATATCTTTGTTCTGAAAGCATGGAGGAAACAGGACCCAAATAATTCAATGGGGACAGTGGCTACACCAgcatgcagagaaagagagataccaAGATAGAGATTGATTACATGTAAGTGTTTACAGTGTGTTAAGGTAATACACAATACATTGgagactggtgggaggagctataggacaggctcattgttatggatggaatggaataaatggaacggagtcaaacatgcagtttccatgtgtttgataacgtccatttattccattccagccattacaatgagcctgtcctcctatagctcttcCCACCAACCTCCACAATACCTCCAAGGCAGCGTGGCACTCGTCAGCTAGCCCCTGCACCAGGTAGTACTTGGCCTCTGCCAGGAGCTCTTCGACCTCTCTCCGGATCTCAGGCAGAGGTACAGCACCATCACGCAGGTAGTTCAGAATGGTCCCAAAGTGCTTCCCACACCTGTCAATAAGGATCCAGCCTGCAGGAGAGGACATGACTCATAACATTGAGAAGTGGCAGAGACAACATAGTGGAGAtagttgactgtgtgtgtatctTCATTTAGAGCCATATCAGATGGAAGGCATATGCAAAGGGAGCTAGTCTGTAAAACTGATAGAGTCATATACTATGCAGCATCAAGGAGCATGGACTTTGCAGGACTCAAGACTTTGCAGTGGACATaaggtttgggaaaccctggctgCAGTCAACCCATGTCATCATCAATGCCTTCTCCACAGAAAGAACAAGGAGCTGTAGAAATCTGAAGCATCCAGTTGGAATTTCCACTACCCATCAAATATGGTGAGGAGAAAGCCCAGTGGCCAGCAGTGGGAGAGTATGGAGCGAGATGGAACTGGGCCGACATTCTGCTTATTTTCTCATCTAAAAAAAGcctgatctcaatacagttttcagttcccaaaactagaatctgttacaGAGTGCACTAAGTGTTTTAGAAGTGACCCTTTGCCAAAGCTTACGTTTTCAAATTGCGTTGTTTACAAGAAGTTCAAGGACGAATTGAGTTACTGCACATACGCACTTTAGAGAAGGTGTTCCCtaatggaaatatgcaaatacatgctagaatGTGCCACTATGATCTcgctaacattttattttatttatttattttaccgttattttaccaggtaagttgactgagaacacgttctcatttgcagcaacgacctggggaatagttacaggggagaggaatgagccaattttaaactggggattattaggtgaccatgatggtttgagggccagattgggaatttagccaggacaccggggttaacacccctactcttacgataagtgccatgggatctttaatgacctcagagagtcaggacacccatttaacgtcccatccgaaagacggcaccctacacagggcagtgtccccaatcactgccctggggcattgggatattttttagaccagaggaaagagtgcctcctactggccctccaacaccacttccagcagcatctggtctcccatccagggactgaccaggaccaaccctgcttagcttcagaagcaagccagcagtggtatgcagggtggtatgcttggCTGTGCCCATCTCCTTGCTTGTTTTGCCCATTATGCTTAATTTGCTCCCATTGAAAAAAACACAGATGAactatcttggtttagttataaatATCTTTGCCTTCACTGTCTGTGAGGACCTCCATCCTGCCACTGAACATGGCCTTGAGCATGGTGTCCTGCTTGGTAAGGGTCTGCATGGTGGTGTAGTAGAGCACCCCGCCCACATTCAGCTTCACATACTTCGAGCTGGGGCATGAGCCCTTGAAGGAGGCGGTACGGGTTGTAGCCGCTGGCAACGCCGAGCTCACCGCACTTATTCCTGACATCTCTTCCTGTGGGTCCAAACAGTCCAtatggaagtcgtgacaatgcaATGGTGTTCACAGCTGATATCAATCAGGCACCCCAAATAAATAGCATAATAACTATCGAGCTAGTTTGTTGTTTATATCATTGTGTATAGCTAGCAGAAAAGCACATAGTTTAAGAACAGGTTCTGTTCTATGCTAAATAGTTCGTTATTCTGGGTTCTCAGAATGGGGCCAATGTGACAAGTCtgtactagctaacgttagtcatCAACATTTCATTAGCTAGCTAATCACAGAAAGCAATTCTTATAGTAGCTAGCTAAGGGACTTAACTCCAGGCTCAACATAgactcagtgtacaaaacattaggagaaccttcctaatattgagttgcacccccttttgccctcagaacagaatcgttccacagggatgaatgacagtgtagaattttagcaaccaggaaatgacagAGAGATTTCCACTAGACAACACCGCCACAAAGTCAGAAAAGCTTTCCTATTTTGACATCGGCGACGGTTCGTCGGGAGAAATCAATAGTCGAATATCACAGTAGCTAGTACACCACAACTTTGgtaatactgtgaaacactatcattccactattaGTGCCAGATATATTGTGGACATTTTCTGAAACAACAATGCAAACAGATCGTATGCGTACCACCTTAAAATATGTCAAACCTGGAATTAAATCCTTTCTTAGCTATAATAATGGTAACGTACGTATTCTATCTAGCTGTAGTAGCTACTTAATAGCCATCTAACGTTACCGTAGTTATGTAACTTTCTAACTCTGATCTGGCTAACTAACGGGCTTCATATGAATGCTACTGTAGCCACAAACGCTAACTTGCTAAGGAACATCAGCTACCGTAGCAAAGCCATTGTTTAAGCGagatactagctagctagctacgtcgTTATTGTGGCACTATAAGAACCATAGTTACAGGTTGGCATGCATTCCGCTAGCTGGCATCTTGTCGATATAACGTTACATATCTAGTAGTATGTGTACTATAACATTAGCTACATTGTCGACTGGATTAGTTCCTAGCTAGataacattatatatatatattaaaaaattaCCATAGAACCCTTGTTCAGTCAGCCTTGAAGAACAAAGTTAGCACcaacatagagaatgatagaggcctctagtggccaaaagtcTGCATAAGTATGGCCAGCGCAATTGACGGCTTCGACCGTTTGGTGGACTTCCAACTTAATTGGCTGATCtctcctggtgaccctgttagAGTCATGTCCAATCGGGTCATCAGGAgagatcagccaatcgtgaagaagaacatggtctacttcaaaatggagatagctcaatggcgctgcccatgctgtcacagacgtgGAAATGGCACAGATAAacagatgagtcctctatctatctctatggcacCAAACCACTAGCTAGATTTTGTTATGCACAAAGACTTCCGGTTTAGCAGATGACGTCCATAGAAAAGAACGAGGTACGCGCTATCTCAGTGGGTACAAGTCACATACACATAGCACATGCTATGATAAATTATACTATTAAAAACTATAACAATTATGATAAATTAAGATTACATCATTCATTATAGATTGAATCAGCATTCCTTAACTTGAGCAATAATGAAATGGAATGCTCTTTTTTAATTTCTAAAATGAAACATGAATGTGGATGTGATTGAAGATTATTCTAAATTCGGACTCCGTGCCATTATTACTAGTGCCACCCTGATGGTCCAAgggaaatcatttatttatttttaagtccatgggggtgaatacttatttgTAGGCTAATAATTTCTGCTTTATTGAGGAACATTTAacttttaaccctaacccattttacttagattttatttgaaaaTGTAAAATACATAAACATGTTACATCCggcaacatatactgtacatatacttTCAATGACTATTTATTACTTTTAAACACAAATAGATTAGTTGAAAAGCACACTAAGGCTTGGAGCAAATGAGGCCAAAAATATCCACAACAAACAAATAAACATGAACCTGCTGCTGTCTTTTCCTCAGACAATGGAATTTGATAAATAGACTCTGCTCTTTGGTGCACCGATTGTATGTGCTTGTCTGATACAACATGAGGATTTCATAAAAGGTAGCTTTATGTTCATATAGGCTATTTGTTTACTGAAAGCTACACAAATCTGATGACCTTCGCCACTTGATAATCTAAAAGGAATTAAATCAAATCCTTGCTTAGATTCAGAATTTAGTTGAACTATTGAACCCTGTGCCATCAATTCCAAGTGGACAGCATTCTGCATTTTGTACCAAGTCTGCCACAAGAGAGAGCACTGCTGATGCAAGTGAAAATAAGCATGAATTATCAAGTAATTACTTTTTTGTTTAAATAGACATTCTTTATAGAAACAAATGACAGGTTATGTGAATATTTACAGAAGGTAAAGTCAATAACATTTTCAGGTAGGAAACATGGTTACATCTAAAACGAACAATCAAAAGGAGAACATCTATTTTCTGTTTTACCTGTTGATAAATGTGTAATAAAGAACAATGTAATGCATTACACAACATAAAAAATATAGAAATTCATAAAATCTACGTCTGTACACAGAAATCTTACAAACATAAAAAAACATCATATATTACTATCAAATAACATTATCCAACATCAGTTATTCAACTTATTCAACAGTTTCTATGCAGACTCACTACTTAAACTTCTGATTTATTAACAAATAATCTACAATACACAATTTTGACTTAGAGCTTTTTCATTTTAAAAAGCGAGACATTTCATCAAGTTGAGTGTGTAATGTGTATTTAAAAGGATCCCAGTCTTGTCGCTTATTTCTAAGAGACTTCCATGCTACTttgcctccacctctacctctttgGCTTTGCAGGATGGGGTGGGGTCCCCCGAGGGTGGGGCACTGGTGGGCGTGGTCTTTCGAGGAGTGGCAGGTCTGCCAGGAGTTGTGGTGGTGGAGCTGGGCACCAGAGGGGGTGGGGCACTAAGAGTGACAGTCTGTGGAGTCCTGTTCAGATGGCCACTGTGTGGAGCTGAGGGGCTGAGCCTAGGATACATCACCCCACCCAGAGAGGACACAAAGGTGGGTGTGTGGGCTAGGTGGCCCTCCATGGGAGAGCCCTGGAGCTGGTGCAGCCTGGCCCTCTCCTCTGCCTGCCGTGGCCTGTCCTGTAAGTACTGCTGTGGGTAGGGGTGTTGCTCCCGCTGTCTGTGGCCTCTCTCAGGGTCATAGGTCAAATGTACCTGCTGGCTCTGCAGGTACAGCCCTCTGTAGGGGTCTCGAAGTGGGTCCCAGTGGCCTGAAAGGTGAGGGGACACACGGTGGTTTCGACCTGCGGCTAGTGTACTGACCCCCATGAAGGGCTGGATACGGGCTCGCTCTATTGCACTGAGGCTACTCACTGGGTGCACAGGGCTCATGGAGAGGGGTAGAGTGTGAGGTAGATGACTGCTCTGAAGCATGCCTGCGGTGTGGAAGTGGTTGCGCCTTGATGAGGGGTATGGAGCCTGAGCATGGCCTGGTGGGAGTAAGAGGGTACACTCTGGTGTCCCAGCCATAACATCTGGCTCATCTCTGCGCTCCTGCTTTATCTTTAAAGGTCCCTTCAGAGTTTCTGTGTTCTCGCTGGATTGGTGGTTTTTCACTGTGGTGTATGGGGTTGAGGATCCTCTATCCTGCACCTCCAGCACTGGAGAGGAGCTCTGCTTCACCAGGACTCTCCCAAGAGAGGTGCCCTCCCTCTCAGCCTGGGGTCCCTGATCTGGgctgctcctcttcctccctgggCTGCTGCTGCCAATCAGGTTACTAATCTGAAAACCTGAGGATGTGTGGGTGGACTGATGGCTTCTTTCCAGAGTATTCCTATAGAGAGGACATAATATTATTATATCACAACTTTTGAAGGCCTTTATGGATAGGAAATGCCATTTCCACACTAAGGCTGTCACTGACCCGTCTCTCTCCGACTCCTCCTTGGTAGCAGAGTGATCCCTTTTCTTAGCTTCCCTTTCCCTCTCGCTCCTATGGACCGTGGGCTTGCGGTCCACATCAGCAGGCCTGGACAGTGCTGGAGGTGTGGGGAAGGAGGGGGGCGTTCGGTGCAGGCGGTTACAGGCTTCCTGAGGGGGGCTGACAAAACCTGACAACCCATGGCTCTGCCGTCCACCAAACAGGCTGCCTGGGCCTGAGAGAGGAAGGGTTGATGTATtttcaatcaaatcaatcaatttACCAATTTAGTTGAAACAGTAGGTTGTCTTTGGTTGAGGTCAATTGAGAGAGAAAACCTACCAATAGAAGAGGCACCCAGGCCGCCAAATGCATTAGTTGCCAGTTGTCCAAGGTTTCCATAGTGACTGGCTCGTCCAAATGGATCTGAGGAACATCACAAGAACGGCACATCTTAATGTCTATTCTAAAACTggttgtttggatcctggatgctgatgCTATCGTGTCGGGCCGAACAATGCCgtttacctgtgactgtattcataaTACAGCACTGCCTCTTGTGCTGTATTAATGCTTAATTGTCTTGGACTTTAAACATCATTATTTAGACGTTGCACCAGCAGCCTATGGCACTTACCAGTGAGGTGGCTAGCAGGTAAATAGTGGACGTGATGAGTGGCGGCGCTGAATGGTGATGCAGACAAGTTACCTGTAGGGGGTGAAGGTACAGTAGTGAGCGAATCAACCACACTGACGAAGGCTGTTGCCAAAACCTGTCTGTTTGTTGACCTCTGCTGCTACTAAAATACAGTAAAACTGCAACAAAAAATGGCgttttccttcttttcactatgCATTTTTTTTACTCAGCACCAAAGACTTTCTGTTAGTCTATAGACTTGAGTTGCACGCCAATTTCTTTTTCTACGACTCAACCACACTCACATTGACATAAAGGGATATAAAGTAAACATGTCATCTCTACAGTAAGCGACCAACACAGTTGCTCCCAAGGCCGTACAATATCATTATAACTGCACGTAGATCCTCATTTAACATCCACAATAATGAATATGAAAATGGAATGGGCTGGCTAAcctgaggaggacaggagaggtcgGGCCAGGTCATGGCCATAGGACAGTCCAGGAGGAAGATCCAGAGCAGCTGGCCGACTAAACAGGTCCAGCTTCACCCCGCTCATATTCAGCTTATGTGGATCAAAGCGCATGTGCTGTTAAAGATAGACAGATAaaatggggaggagagagattgacagaggaagcgagagagagaagattaAAAGCTCAATAAAGATTCAGAGTTGAGTTGCTGAGACCGAGGAGGATACAGAAAGCATAACTTCACTGATTATTGTAAGTTAGAATTTCACGGCAAAGTCTCCACTTGTTGCAtctggcgcatgtgacaaataaagtttgatctgATTTGGATTTGATTTGTATCGCTATTTGAAACTTTCGCTCCATTGAGCGAAATAAATGAACACATCTTATTAAGTACCTTCATCCtctgctggtggtgatgaatctGCCAGGCGATCTGGGCATGCATTGCACACCATTTGCCAGCCTTCTGCAAGAATAAATAGAAGGAAAATAATTTGATTAGTTTTAAACCTGAGGGCTAGAATTCTGTCAACAAGCTTACTGGCGAATGGCATATTCTTACCCTAGCTGATGATCTGAATGGATCAGTTAT encodes:
- the LOC129818619 gene encoding BTB/POZ domain-containing adapter for CUL3-mediated RhoA degradation protein 3-like isoform X1, giving the protein MEEMSGISAVSSALPAATTRTASFKGSCPSSKYVKLNVGGVLYYTTMQTLTKQDTMLKAMFSGRMEVLTDSEGWILIDRCGKHFGTILNYLRDGAVPLPEIRREVEELLAEAKYYLVQGLADECHAALENKDMYEPFCKVPLVTSSKEEQRLISTSKPTVKLLYNRSNNKYSYTSNSDDNMLKNIELFDKLSLRFNGRVLFIKDVIGDEICCWSFYGQGRKIAEVCCTSIVYATEKKQTKVEFPEARIYEETLNILLYESQDGRGPDNALLEATGGAAGRSHHLDEDEERERIERVRRIHIKRPDDRTHHHQ
- the LOC129818619 gene encoding BTB/POZ domain-containing adapter for CUL3-mediated RhoA degradation protein 3-like isoform X2 produces the protein MSGISAVSSALPAATTRTASFKGSCPSSKYVKLNVGGVLYYTTMQTLTKQDTMLKAMFSGRMEVLTDSEGWILIDRCGKHFGTILNYLRDGAVPLPEIRREVEELLAEAKYYLVQGLADECHAALENKDMYEPFCKVPLVTSSKEEQRLISTSKPTVKLLYNRSNNKYSYTSNSDDNMLKNIELFDKLSLRFNGRVLFIKDVIGDEICCWSFYGQGRKIAEVCCTSIVYATEKKQTKVEFPEARIYEETLNILLYESQDGRGPDNALLEATGGAAGRSHHLDEDEERERIERVRRIHIKRPDDRTHHHQ